A stretch of Microscilla marina ATCC 23134 DNA encodes these proteins:
- a CDS encoding 50S ribosomal protein L25/general stress protein Ctc codes for MKTLEIIGYHRANLGKKSSKDLRRDGNVPCVLYGGDKQVHFQSPMILFRDLVYTPNIHKVLLNVEGDKYECILQDIQFHPVSEIIMHADFLQISEDKAIKMDVPVKYVGTSPGVIGGGRLVSKLNKLKVSALPTKMPEFIEVDISELELGKSVKVGALSTTEFEILNSDRSPIASVELTRAQRGKQSGTEDGEEAEGGEEGDAE; via the coding sequence ATGAAAACGCTAGAGATTATAGGGTATCATAGAGCAAATCTCGGCAAAAAATCCTCAAAGGATCTGCGCAGAGACGGTAATGTACCATGTGTATTGTACGGAGGCGACAAGCAAGTGCACTTTCAGTCACCAATGATTTTGTTCCGTGATTTGGTATATACTCCCAACATACACAAAGTACTTTTGAATGTAGAAGGCGACAAATACGAGTGCATCCTACAGGATATCCAGTTTCACCCAGTAAGTGAGATCATCATGCACGCTGATTTTCTTCAAATATCTGAAGATAAAGCTATCAAGATGGATGTTCCGGTAAAATACGTAGGTACCTCTCCTGGAGTAATCGGAGGAGGAAGATTGGTATCAAAGCTTAATAAGCTTAAAGTGAGTGCTTTGCCTACCAAAATGCCTGAGTTCATTGAGGTTGATATTTCTGAATTAGAATTAGGTAAGTCGGTCAAAGTAGGCGCTTTGTCAACTACTGAATTTGAAATATTGAACAGCGATCGCTCTCCAATTGCATCAGTTGAACTTACTCGTGCTCAACGTGGTAAGCAGTCTGGTACTGAGGATGGAGAAGAAGCAGAAGGAGGAGAAGAAGGAGACGCAGAATAG
- the pth gene encoding aminoacyl-tRNA hydrolase → MKYLIAGLGNIGAEYELTRHNIGFLVLDHLADKQGAPDFSTHKLAMKTEFKHKGRTFHLIKPTTYMNLSGKAINYWLQELKIPRENLLVIVDDIALPHAKLRLRGKGSDGGHNGLKNIQEVLGNSQYARIRFGVGNDFNKGEQVKYVLANFNKEQLDTLTEPMDLACDMTISFATIGLDRAMNTHNTK, encoded by the coding sequence ATGAAATACTTAATTGCTGGTTTGGGCAACATAGGTGCAGAATACGAACTCACCCGTCATAACATTGGTTTTCTGGTACTTGATCATCTTGCCGATAAACAAGGCGCACCAGATTTTAGCACGCATAAACTGGCTATGAAGACCGAGTTTAAGCATAAGGGACGCACGTTTCATTTAATTAAGCCCACTACTTATATGAACTTGAGCGGCAAAGCCATCAATTATTGGCTACAAGAGCTCAAGATTCCCCGTGAAAACTTGTTGGTGATTGTCGATGACATTGCTTTGCCTCACGCCAAATTGCGTCTGAGGGGCAAAGGCTCAGATGGGGGGCACAATGGTTTAAAAAACATTCAGGAGGTATTGGGCAACAGTCAATACGCCCGCATTCGTTTTGGGGTGGGAAATGACTTTAACAAAGGTGAGCAGGTAAAGTATGTATTGGCTAACTTTAACAAAGAGCAACTGGATACTTTGACCGAGCCTATGGACTTGGCATGTGATATGACCATTTCTTTTGCTACCATTGGGTTAGACCGGGCAATGAACACCCACAATACTAAGT